A genomic window from Candidatus Methylacidiphilum fumarolicum includes:
- a CDS encoding glutaredoxin family protein, whose amino-acid sequence MSNLRIVAYLKPSCGWSNGVRAILKKYNLPYEDKDIINYPENMEEMIMKSGQPFSPCVEVNGEMLADISGQELEEWLIAKNYVQRIDKPVDIPIDQACSGEHHQSQPIRINFEL is encoded by the coding sequence ATGAGTAATCTACGTATTGTTGCCTATTTAAAACCATCTTGTGGTTGGAGTAACGGGGTAAGAGCTATTTTGAAGAAATACAACCTTCCTTACGAAGATAAAGACATCATTAATTATCCTGAAAACATGGAGGAGATGATTATGAAAAGTGGGCAGCCTTTTTCTCCATGCGTTGAAGTCAATGGCGAAATGCTTGCTGATATCAGTGGTCAGGAACTTGAAGAATGGCTCATTGCCAAAAATTATGTCCAAAGGATAGACAAGCCAGTCGATATACCTATTGATCAAGCCTGCTCAGGGGAGCATCACCAGAGTCAGCCTATAAGAATAAATTTTGAACTTTAA
- a CDS encoding AsmA-like C-terminal region-containing protein, with product MHKKTPKSEAIDKKEKTSTEVVPYRLPFALWCSFCSFTKKLLLLFILALIGIILGLFLYLRFFGFPSPVKRFVLSELESRGMIISLDKLSIDPKGNLIANRVVVFRAKDKQSIWLQVDKVYLSVGWYSWWKGQPLIQSAIVSNATISIPLTPHNELEIHQVNASVKLLADAIEIKKASGRILNINFDLKGKIELNGFPPFYPQTEEQIQWIDAVWSKVMATLDQLETQKPLLLEGALNLSTKNPENAAAAFQLSSKKLWFKNAPIDNIFAELRLNSGVLQVEEFTIELPRGEMSAWGEIDFKGSNSFIEFLSSADITLLKAALDKSWQKTFENLKFNDLPTFSGRLTTKWGEQKMTSLVVDIHCHNFSYYGNQLSELSLPIAYDGKKLFIPEIKLKTADGMLIGEMLWDRLHSTIWAKISSNRINPKIFKNFFGSEFDRILDVTEFNKEFPSVSLEIRGPALDPKQWVYSGHYLINNFIYQGVLIKSAESDFTFSNYELFLPNLQVSRPEGTVNGTIRHNFQKKLVWITNLCSSVNVIESAPALGKEFYSYVKPYRFHSPPFLKVNGVVDIDKNSKEPKTDLHIEVVSSSVMDLDIFKVTFPLTKPKGEIFLKGRELTIKVHHGFLFDGTIQGVYTSSLWRKTIPFHTQFAITHGDFHKAMLTIFKNEKDSGIFNFKTQFGGNLGDLYSLKGDGKIEIHDGYIMSIPFLGIISTSLSTKDTDFAMARADEASASFNIKDGCILTKDLKISSFTFSVLGSGKYDFIRDNLDMDMRVNMRGPMGYLLYPISQLFEYHGTGKLASPVWKSKVF from the coding sequence GTGCACAAAAAGACACCAAAATCTGAAGCTATCGACAAAAAAGAAAAAACTTCCACAGAAGTTGTTCCGTATCGTCTGCCTTTTGCACTTTGGTGTAGTTTTTGTTCGTTCACAAAAAAGCTCCTCCTTCTCTTTATTTTAGCCTTAATAGGGATTATACTAGGTCTTTTTCTTTACCTTCGCTTTTTCGGTTTCCCATCGCCAGTCAAACGTTTTGTTCTTTCTGAACTGGAATCCCGTGGAATGATTATATCTCTAGATAAACTCTCCATCGATCCCAAAGGCAATCTTATAGCCAACCGAGTCGTCGTATTCCGTGCAAAAGACAAACAATCGATATGGCTCCAAGTCGATAAAGTTTATCTATCCGTCGGATGGTATTCATGGTGGAAAGGCCAGCCGTTGATACAAAGTGCCATTGTTTCCAACGCAACGATTTCGATTCCTCTGACTCCACACAATGAACTAGAAATCCATCAGGTCAACGCTTCAGTCAAGCTCCTGGCTGATGCCATAGAAATTAAAAAAGCCAGCGGCAGGATTCTTAATATAAATTTTGATCTTAAAGGCAAAATTGAGCTCAACGGATTTCCTCCTTTTTATCCACAAACCGAGGAACAAATCCAGTGGATCGATGCAGTATGGTCAAAAGTGATGGCCACATTGGATCAACTGGAAACCCAAAAACCACTTCTGCTTGAAGGTGCACTTAACCTTAGTACTAAAAACCCGGAAAATGCAGCAGCAGCCTTTCAACTATCCTCTAAAAAACTATGGTTTAAGAACGCTCCTATTGACAATATTTTTGCTGAGCTAAGACTCAACAGTGGAGTATTACAGGTTGAAGAATTTACCATTGAACTCCCTAGAGGAGAAATGTCAGCATGGGGAGAAATAGATTTTAAAGGATCTAATTCGTTTATCGAATTTCTCAGCAGCGCTGATATTACTTTGTTAAAAGCAGCATTGGACAAAAGCTGGCAAAAGACTTTTGAAAACTTAAAATTCAATGATTTGCCTACTTTCAGTGGTCGCTTGACTACAAAATGGGGAGAGCAGAAGATGACCAGTCTGGTCGTAGACATCCATTGCCATAATTTTTCTTATTATGGCAATCAGTTGAGCGAGTTATCCTTACCAATCGCTTATGATGGGAAGAAACTATTTATCCCCGAGATTAAGCTAAAAACTGCCGATGGGATGTTGATTGGAGAAATGCTTTGGGATAGGCTTCATTCCACTATCTGGGCAAAAATTAGCAGTAATAGAATAAATCCTAAGATTTTCAAAAATTTTTTTGGATCTGAATTTGATAGGATCTTGGATGTTACAGAATTCAATAAAGAATTTCCTTCAGTGAGCTTAGAAATCCGAGGTCCTGCACTAGATCCTAAGCAATGGGTCTATTCTGGCCACTATCTAATAAATAATTTTATTTATCAAGGAGTTTTAATTAAATCGGCAGAATCGGATTTTACTTTTTCCAACTACGAGCTTTTTTTACCAAACTTACAAGTCAGCCGTCCAGAAGGAACAGTCAACGGAACCATTCGACATAATTTTCAAAAAAAACTTGTTTGGATCACCAATCTTTGTTCTTCTGTCAACGTCATCGAATCGGCACCAGCTCTTGGAAAAGAATTTTATTCCTATGTCAAACCTTATCGGTTCCACTCTCCTCCTTTTTTAAAAGTCAACGGGGTTGTTGATATAGATAAAAATTCTAAAGAACCAAAAACTGACTTGCATATCGAGGTAGTCTCTTCCTCTGTTATGGATCTGGATATTTTTAAAGTGACCTTTCCTCTGACCAAACCCAAAGGAGAAATCTTCTTAAAAGGCAGGGAATTAACCATCAAAGTCCATCACGGCTTTCTTTTCGATGGAACCATTCAAGGAGTTTATACTTCCAGTTTGTGGCGGAAGACGATTCCATTTCACACTCAATTTGCTATCACGCATGGGGATTTTCATAAGGCCATGCTAACAATATTTAAAAACGAAAAAGATTCTGGAATTTTTAATTTCAAAACTCAATTTGGTGGAAATTTAGGAGATCTTTATTCTCTTAAAGGGGATGGGAAAATTGAGATTCATGATGGCTATATTATGTCTATCCCTTTTTTAGGAATCATTTCTACCTCTTTAAGTACAAAAGACACCGATTTTGCAATGGCTAGAGCCGATGAAGCTTCTGCTAGTTTTAATATCAAAGATGGTTGTATTTTGACTAAAGACCTGAAAATTTCTAGTTTTACTTTTTCGGTCTTAGGCTCTGGAAAATACGATTTTATCCGAGATAATCTCGATATGGATATGCGGGTCAATATGCGGGGTCCCATGGGCTATTTGCTCTATCCTATCAGCCAGCTCTTTGAATATCATGGGACCGGAAAGCTTGCTTCCCCAGTCTGGAAATCTAAGGTTTTTTAA
- the pqqC gene encoding pyrroloquinoline-quinone synthase PqqC: MNSFDALPIYPSFIPKEEFVSKLPLPPAQFEEVLRSIGNISYHDKHPFHLLMNEGKLSKEALQGWVANRFYYQEQIPIKDAAILSNCPERELRRIWISRIHDHDGFGEDPGGIERWLNLGKAVGLSREDLLSHRFLLPTVRYAVDAYVHFCRGQHWLIAMASSLTELFAPTIHRIRISAFPKYYPWIDPEGLKYFEKRVEQAPKDVRFTLDLVLKRCTTQSLQLAAIEALQFKCDLLWSMLDALYMHYQLGICTPKPPYAL, from the coding sequence ATGAATTCCTTTGATGCTTTGCCTATTTATCCTTCCTTTATACCGAAAGAAGAATTTGTTTCAAAACTACCCCTGCCTCCTGCCCAATTCGAAGAGGTGCTCAGATCGATAGGAAATATTAGCTATCATGATAAACACCCTTTTCACCTGCTGATGAACGAAGGCAAACTCTCCAAAGAGGCCTTGCAGGGATGGGTAGCCAATCGTTTCTATTACCAGGAACAAATCCCCATCAAAGATGCCGCAATCCTATCGAACTGTCCAGAGAGAGAATTGAGGCGCATCTGGATATCTAGGATCCATGATCATGATGGGTTCGGAGAAGATCCTGGCGGCATTGAACGATGGCTTAATCTAGGAAAGGCTGTCGGGCTTAGTCGGGAAGATCTTTTGTCTCATCGGTTCTTACTTCCAACGGTTCGGTATGCTGTAGATGCTTATGTCCATTTCTGTAGAGGACAACATTGGTTAATCGCCATGGCTTCTTCTCTGACAGAGCTTTTTGCCCCTACCATACATAGGATTCGGATTTCAGCTTTCCCAAAATATTATCCGTGGATCGATCCTGAAGGATTAAAATATTTTGAAAAAAGAGTTGAACAAGCCCCCAAAGATGTCCGATTTACCCTTGATCTCGTGCTTAAAAGATGTACTACCCAATCCCTGCAGCTTGCCGCGATTGAAGCCTTACAATTCAAATGTGATCTGCTTTGGTCGATGCTCGATGCGCTCTACATGCATTACCAGTTGGGGATTTGTACGCCCAAGCCTCCCTATGCACTCTGA
- the pqqE gene encoding pyrroloquinoline quinone biosynthesis protein PqqE encodes MSTPKLLPLSLLCELTFHCPLQCPYCSNTLGYSKWLKDELSTEEWIRVLQEAQKLGILQVYFSGGEPLVRKDLPVLIRTAHDLGFYSNMSTGGTLINRKLLKEIKEAGLDSIQLSIQDCRPESADLFSGVKKSFEKKLEAVQLINEFSIPLGINVVIHRHNIERISEIIDFAAALGAQRLELANTQYYGWALHNRKELLPRRHQVEKAAKEASRAKEKYKGKMEILFVIPDYYSPFPKPCLQGWAKVYMTVSADGTVLPCQSARDIRSLSFPNIRSDNLENIWWNSEAFNKFRGTDFLPEPCKSCPRKEIDFGGCRCQAFLFTADASATDPACIYSPHHHLIEKIVEEINAPENNKSEEPMFVYRNIKNSKALCS; translated from the coding sequence ATGTCCACCCCAAAGTTATTACCCTTATCCTTACTCTGTGAGCTGACCTTTCACTGTCCTTTACAGTGTCCTTATTGCAGTAATACCCTAGGATACTCGAAATGGTTGAAAGACGAACTGTCTACCGAAGAGTGGATAAGAGTCCTTCAAGAGGCTCAAAAACTTGGAATTTTGCAAGTTTATTTTTCTGGAGGTGAGCCATTAGTACGAAAAGACCTGCCTGTTTTGATTCGTACTGCTCATGACCTAGGGTTTTATTCGAATATGAGTACAGGGGGAACCTTGATTAACAGGAAACTTTTAAAAGAGATAAAAGAAGCTGGATTGGACAGCATTCAGCTAAGCATTCAGGATTGCAGGCCCGAAAGTGCTGATCTTTTTTCAGGAGTAAAAAAGAGCTTTGAAAAAAAATTAGAAGCCGTTCAGCTCATTAATGAATTTTCTATTCCTTTAGGGATTAACGTTGTCATTCATCGACATAACATTGAAAGAATATCTGAAATTATAGATTTCGCGGCAGCCTTAGGGGCTCAGAGGCTAGAACTGGCTAACACCCAGTACTATGGTTGGGCTCTACATAACAGAAAGGAGTTACTTCCTAGAAGGCATCAAGTGGAAAAGGCTGCTAAAGAAGCTTCAAGAGCAAAAGAAAAGTATAAAGGGAAGATGGAAATTCTTTTTGTAATCCCCGATTATTATAGTCCGTTTCCAAAACCTTGTCTTCAAGGATGGGCTAAAGTATATATGACTGTTTCAGCTGACGGAACGGTTTTACCTTGCCAAAGCGCACGTGACATCCGCTCCCTTTCTTTTCCAAATATCCGATCAGATAATTTAGAGAATATCTGGTGGAATTCTGAAGCCTTCAATAAATTCCGAGGGACCGATTTTCTTCCCGAACCATGCAAGAGTTGCCCTCGCAAAGAAATCGATTTTGGGGGTTGTCGCTGTCAAGCCTTCTTGTTCACAGCCGATGCTTCAGCAACTGATCCTGCCTGCATTTATTCTCCACACCATCATCTCATTGAAAAGATTGTAGAAGAGATAAACGCACCAGAAAATAATAAATCTGAAGAGCCAATGTTTGTTTATCGAAACATCAAAAATTCAAAAGCTTTATGCTCCTAA
- a CDS encoding deoxyribonuclease IV, whose protein sequence is MGTKERLPKQEMCQHPLLPAEIKSRLVGAHVSIAGGFRFAVLRAKACGFSAAQIFLKNCRRWEDPIVDPEDIAQFLSLKEKYRIFFFGHFSYLINLCASTEQTAEKSIHALLQEMAIASKLTLPFVVLHPGSSAVEKTIEAIEVLSTRLNLVMEMTEAEEVKIALETMAGQGGQIGRNIEQLKAIFERLNKPERFCFCLDTAHLWEAGYDVKSKEGYEELIEKISAALGLSRIAAFHLNDSSSPFGSNVDRHAHIGEGTIGLEPFRRIMEDSRFASLPMVLETPKENGVEADCQNLRKILVY, encoded by the coding sequence ATGGGCACTAAAGAGAGATTACCAAAGCAGGAAATGTGTCAACATCCCCTTTTGCCTGCTGAGATAAAATCTAGACTTGTCGGAGCGCATGTTTCGATCGCCGGTGGATTTCGATTTGCAGTTTTACGTGCAAAAGCTTGCGGTTTTAGTGCTGCGCAAATTTTTTTGAAAAACTGTCGAAGATGGGAAGATCCAATAGTAGATCCAGAAGATATAGCTCAATTTTTAAGTTTAAAAGAAAAATATAGGATCTTTTTTTTTGGTCATTTCAGCTATTTAATCAACCTTTGCGCTTCGACAGAACAGACAGCGGAAAAATCCATCCACGCATTGCTCCAAGAAATGGCTATAGCCTCAAAGCTCACTCTGCCATTTGTCGTTTTGCATCCTGGCAGTTCTGCAGTAGAGAAAACAATAGAAGCAATTGAAGTTCTCTCTACTCGATTAAATCTAGTGATGGAGATGACCGAAGCAGAAGAGGTAAAAATTGCCCTTGAAACAATGGCGGGTCAAGGCGGCCAGATTGGAAGAAATATTGAACAACTAAAAGCGATCTTTGAGAGACTAAACAAGCCGGAACGTTTTTGTTTTTGTTTAGATACTGCCCATCTTTGGGAAGCAGGATACGACGTAAAAAGCAAGGAAGGGTATGAAGAATTGATTGAAAAAATTTCAGCTGCTTTAGGCCTCTCTAGAATTGCTGCGTTTCATCTCAATGATTCAAGTAGCCCTTTTGGCTCAAACGTTGATCGGCACGCCCATATTGGAGAAGGGACTATTGGCCTTGAACCATTCCGAAGGATAATGGAAGATAGTCGATTTGCTAGCTTGCCTATGGTTTTGGAAACTCCTAAAGAAAATGGCGTAGAGGCGGATTGTCAGAATCTAAGAAAAATTTTAGTTTATTAA
- a CDS encoding DUF6537 domain-containing protein produces MATKSIITAADPRFLKEEGFEVYTGNEAIVKGLLETDGGVHLITGYPGSPISGIFDSVESIACLLKEHGIQAILANNEALAAAMLNGSQMAGLRAVAAMKSVGFHVASDGLALGNLCGSHPEGGAIVIIGDDPWNDSTQAPADSRFLCKHLHMPLLEPSTIQEMKDWINLGFLLSRHSNLFIGYLVTTNQADGGGTVSVKKNHFPIHNALNPFLLNSSEIDLENRVILPPRTSKREQDYLFRYHLLWSKAKELGIDKSEFLDQKKGRKKIGFISSGLAYCYLLQALNTLGMYGQIPILKLGLSYPLNPEVIIPFAEAVEELYVIEERRAFVEEALVLLFNQEGITKKIYGKKFPFGLQGIPTTGGLDPSILIQILSPLFSTLSISNERTSSFRGFTLEGNSRTSFNLPIRTPTFCPGCPHRDSAAVLLEIQKDFKNPQYMKSQYQSDPIELVFHGDTGCYTMLMFEPFQNLMHNYSGMGLGGGTGLGIDPFIKNKQVVFMGDSTFFHSGMIAISNSVKNGQDITYIILDNRTTAMTGHQTTPALDKDLLGDRTDSQDIEKIIASVTEKTGVPIYRLNPASRESYKMLLERTLLKDGVKVVIAEKECAIVSQRRQTSRERKELREKGYIPKKRYVFINPDVCEFCLECTLATGCPGLTFVETDFGKKMATDLSWCIADGACARVGACPAFEELTVYRSSPRSTAKKENLKLDLPRRENLTKPFRIVVAGVGGMGIASVTAVLVRAGHRDGYRVQFCDRNGLAIRNGSVVSQIVFYPKSEGDSPPITPIGNYGDADLILGLDPLETARIIDPVGRYRVASPEKTSLILNETITQTVRSLLGKDQLSFEQFEEKILSMINPNKYLKFPFSRLSEEYFDNKLYSNLMVVGAAFQSGLLPFSLESIEWAVQETLGKASPINFEAFSVGRALATGSLDIAKHNEQAPIQDYHQEWDAFINQLQKSNKEEAQKLWKWNSEISSYPLDTPTIRAFSVRLKNLYLYEDINYAQLYFDAIKSILIKDEAQFQFAATKAAIENIYKCMAIKDEIEVARLLTEPKTISQDLQKLHIHFDKGDKIVYKHWTCPEFVIGKLRIRFRLKSSQWMLQLMKRAKFLRRLLPGWHANERAFRDWFLSLCKGFDYSTVQEYRLWVDILKLPEEIKGYREIRYPKMEAAREKASKIMATISSNSQKEQRLLS; encoded by the coding sequence ATGGCAACTAAAAGTATTATCACAGCAGCCGATCCAAGATTTCTTAAAGAAGAGGGCTTTGAAGTTTATACTGGTAATGAGGCTATCGTTAAAGGACTTCTTGAAACTGATGGAGGTGTTCATCTCATAACAGGCTATCCTGGTTCACCCATCTCTGGTATTTTTGATTCAGTTGAATCAATTGCTTGCTTGCTAAAAGAACACGGCATTCAGGCAATCCTTGCCAATAATGAGGCTCTGGCTGCGGCTATGCTTAACGGCTCACAGATGGCTGGCCTAAGAGCTGTTGCAGCCATGAAAAGTGTTGGGTTCCATGTGGCTTCCGATGGATTAGCACTAGGTAATCTATGTGGCAGTCATCCTGAAGGAGGGGCAATTGTCATCATTGGGGATGATCCATGGAATGATTCAACTCAAGCTCCAGCAGATTCTCGCTTTCTTTGCAAGCATCTTCATATGCCTCTTTTAGAGCCTTCAACAATCCAAGAGATGAAAGATTGGATTAATTTAGGATTTCTTCTCTCCCGGCATTCTAATCTTTTCATAGGCTATTTAGTCACGACCAATCAAGCCGATGGTGGTGGTACGGTCTCTGTGAAGAAAAACCATTTTCCCATTCACAATGCCCTTAATCCTTTTTTGCTTAACAGCTCAGAAATAGACTTAGAGAATCGGGTAATTCTCCCACCAAGGACTTCTAAAAGAGAACAAGATTATCTTTTTCGGTATCACCTTCTTTGGTCCAAAGCTAAGGAGCTAGGAATAGATAAAAGTGAATTTTTGGATCAGAAAAAAGGCCGCAAAAAAATAGGTTTTATTAGCTCTGGTCTTGCTTATTGTTACCTCCTTCAAGCATTAAACACCCTTGGGATGTATGGGCAAATCCCTATTTTAAAGCTCGGTTTATCGTATCCTTTAAATCCTGAGGTTATCATTCCATTTGCCGAAGCCGTCGAAGAACTCTACGTGATAGAAGAAAGAAGGGCTTTTGTTGAAGAAGCCCTTGTTTTGCTCTTTAATCAGGAAGGAATTACAAAAAAAATTTATGGGAAAAAATTTCCTTTTGGACTCCAAGGCATTCCCACAACAGGGGGGCTAGATCCTTCTATCCTTATTCAAATATTAAGCCCTCTTTTCTCCACACTGTCGATAAGCAATGAGAGAACAAGTTCTTTCAGAGGTTTTACTTTAGAAGGTAATTCAAGGACTTCTTTTAATCTACCAATAAGGACTCCCACCTTCTGTCCTGGTTGTCCTCACAGAGATTCAGCAGCCGTACTTCTAGAAATCCAAAAAGATTTTAAGAATCCCCAATACATGAAATCCCAATACCAATCTGATCCTATTGAACTTGTGTTTCATGGGGATACCGGCTGCTATACTATGCTGATGTTCGAACCTTTTCAAAACCTAATGCATAATTACAGTGGCATGGGTTTGGGGGGAGGCACAGGATTAGGAATCGACCCATTTATTAAAAACAAACAAGTGGTATTCATGGGTGATTCCACCTTTTTCCATTCTGGGATGATCGCCATTTCCAACTCCGTTAAAAATGGACAAGATATCACCTACATTATTTTGGACAATAGGACCACTGCTATGACTGGGCATCAAACAACCCCAGCTCTAGATAAAGACCTTCTCGGTGACCGAACAGATTCTCAGGACATAGAAAAAATTATTGCTTCGGTGACTGAAAAAACTGGCGTTCCCATCTATAGACTCAATCCTGCGTCCAGAGAAAGTTATAAAATGCTTCTAGAGCGCACCCTTTTGAAAGATGGGGTAAAAGTGGTGATTGCCGAAAAGGAATGCGCCATTGTTTCTCAGCGCAGACAAACAAGTAGAGAAAGGAAAGAACTTAGGGAAAAAGGATATATTCCAAAGAAAAGATATGTCTTTATTAATCCCGATGTTTGCGAATTTTGCTTGGAATGTACGCTAGCCACAGGTTGTCCAGGATTAACTTTTGTTGAAACCGATTTTGGGAAAAAGATGGCTACCGACTTATCCTGGTGCATAGCTGATGGGGCATGTGCTAGGGTTGGAGCCTGTCCAGCCTTTGAAGAGCTAACTGTTTATCGAAGCTCGCCTCGATCGACTGCGAAAAAAGAAAATTTAAAATTGGATTTACCACGTAGAGAAAATTTGACGAAGCCATTTCGAATCGTCGTAGCTGGAGTGGGGGGAATGGGGATTGCCAGTGTTACTGCTGTCCTTGTGAGAGCAGGGCATAGGGATGGATACAGGGTGCAATTTTGCGATCGCAATGGCCTAGCGATTCGAAATGGCTCCGTAGTTTCTCAAATTGTTTTCTACCCTAAATCTGAAGGAGACAGCCCGCCTATTACCCCAATTGGAAATTATGGGGATGCGGATCTGATTTTGGGTTTGGATCCATTAGAAACAGCCAGGATCATCGATCCAGTAGGCCGCTACAGAGTTGCTTCTCCAGAAAAAACCTCACTGATTCTTAATGAAACGATTACTCAAACCGTCCGCTCGTTACTTGGAAAGGATCAACTTAGTTTTGAGCAATTCGAAGAAAAAATTCTTTCCATGATCAATCCAAACAAGTATTTAAAGTTTCCTTTTTCACGCCTTTCTGAAGAATACTTTGATAACAAGCTCTATTCTAATCTTATGGTTGTTGGAGCAGCCTTTCAGTCTGGACTACTCCCTTTTTCTCTAGAAAGCATAGAATGGGCGGTACAAGAGACTCTCGGCAAAGCAAGTCCAATAAACTTCGAAGCTTTTTCCGTTGGCAGAGCCCTAGCTACGGGTTCCCTAGATATCGCGAAGCACAATGAGCAAGCACCAATTCAAGATTACCATCAAGAATGGGATGCCTTCATTAATCAACTCCAGAAATCCAACAAAGAAGAGGCGCAAAAACTATGGAAATGGAACTCAGAGATCTCCTCCTATCCTCTGGATACACCTACAATTCGGGCTTTTAGTGTAAGACTCAAAAATTTATATCTTTACGAAGACATCAATTATGCCCAGCTCTATTTCGATGCCATCAAATCCATTTTAATTAAAGACGAAGCCCAATTCCAATTCGCCGCGACAAAAGCAGCCATTGAAAACATCTACAAATGCATGGCTATCAAAGACGAAATCGAAGTGGCAAGGCTTCTGACGGAACCCAAAACCATATCACAAGACTTGCAGAAACTACACATTCATTTTGACAAAGGAGACAAGATTGTTTACAAGCATTGGACCTGCCCGGAATTTGTTATTGGAAAACTGAGGATTAGATTTCGATTGAAATCTTCTCAGTGGATGCTTCAGCTTATGAAAAGAGCAAAATTTTTAAGACGGCTTCTCCCTGGTTGGCATGCTAATGAAAGAGCCTTTCGAGATTGGTTCCTCTCTCTTTGCAAAGGATTCGACTACTCGACTGTGCAAGAATATCGACTCTGGGTAGACATCCTCAAATTGCCTGAGGAAATAAAAGGATATAGAGAAATCCGTTATCCAAAAATGGAAGCAGCTCGGGAAAAAGCCTCAAAAATTATGGCAACCATTAGTAGCAATAGCCAAAAAGAACAGCGCCTGCTGTCCTAA
- a CDS encoding glycine--tRNA ligase, whose translation MTELTLLEKIVALCKRRGFVFPSSEIYGGINGVWDYGPLGAELKNNIKMSWWKAMTQLRTDVVGLDGSILMNREVWKASSHEEQFADWFVDCKLCHARFRLDHLKESACPLHPSKHPGDCGGELTEPRRFNLLFKTYVGPLEEESTLTYLRPETAQSIFVQFKNVLESSRMKIPFGIAQIGKAFRNEVNPRNFIFRSREFEQMELEYFIPPDTGFQYIEEWKEQRILWYESIGIPRAHIHVRDVPEEERAFYSKKTYDLEYDFPFGRQELEGIAYRTDFDLKQHATFSGKSLEYYDEERKCKYIPHVVEPSAGVDRTLLALLCEAYREEEVLGEKGEKEKRVVLGFSPRIAPIKVGIFPLLKNKIDIVSKAKEVFRLLQKHFKSFYDESGAIGRRYRRMDEIGTPFCVTIDFETLEGVREGALVGKKNTVTVRYRDSMRQDRVMIEELVDFLREKIE comes from the coding sequence ATGACAGAATTAACGCTTTTAGAAAAGATTGTTGCGCTATGTAAAAGAAGAGGCTTCGTTTTTCCTTCTTCAGAAATCTATGGAGGAATTAATGGGGTATGGGACTATGGTCCACTGGGGGCAGAACTGAAGAACAACATCAAAATGTCATGGTGGAAAGCCATGACACAGCTAAGAACGGATGTGGTTGGATTGGATGGTTCCATACTAATGAACAGGGAAGTATGGAAAGCAAGCAGTCATGAAGAGCAATTTGCCGATTGGTTTGTAGACTGTAAACTCTGTCATGCCAGGTTCCGATTGGATCATTTAAAAGAAAGTGCTTGTCCGTTACATCCTTCAAAACATCCAGGAGACTGCGGAGGAGAATTGACTGAGCCGAGGCGATTTAATCTTCTTTTTAAAACTTATGTTGGCCCTCTGGAAGAAGAAAGCACTCTGACCTATCTAAGACCGGAAACAGCTCAGTCGATTTTTGTGCAATTCAAAAATGTTTTGGAAAGTTCTCGAATGAAAATACCCTTTGGAATAGCCCAAATAGGAAAAGCGTTCAGAAACGAAGTTAATCCAAGAAATTTCATTTTTCGTTCCAGAGAATTCGAACAGATGGAACTTGAATATTTCATTCCTCCTGATACCGGCTTTCAGTATATTGAAGAATGGAAAGAACAACGGATCTTATGGTATGAGTCTATTGGTATTCCAAGAGCTCATATTCATGTTCGCGATGTACCAGAGGAGGAAAGAGCATTTTATTCTAAAAAAACCTACGATTTAGAATATGATTTTCCTTTTGGCAGGCAAGAACTCGAAGGAATAGCCTACCGAACGGATTTTGATCTCAAACAGCATGCCACTTTTAGTGGAAAATCTTTAGAATATTACGATGAAGAAAGAAAATGTAAATATATCCCCCATGTTGTCGAACCGAGTGCTGGCGTCGATAGAACTCTTTTAGCCTTACTTTGTGAAGCCTATAGGGAAGAGGAGGTCCTCGGAGAAAAAGGAGAAAAGGAAAAGCGCGTTGTACTCGGGTTTTCTCCAAGAATTGCCCCGATAAAAGTTGGGATATTTCCTCTTCTAAAAAACAAGATCGATATTGTTTCTAAAGCTAAAGAGGTCTTTAGGCTATTGCAAAAACATTTTAAGTCGTTTTATGATGAATCTGGAGCGATTGGGCGGCGATACCGACGAATGGATGAAATTGGAACACCCTTCTGTGTGACGATAGATTTTGAAACATTAGAAGGAGTAAGGGAGGGGGCACTGGTTGGGAAAAAAAATACTGTGACCGTTCGTTATCGAGATAGTATGAGGCAGGATAGAGTTATGATTGAGGAGCTTGTAGATTTTCTTAGAGAAAAGATTGAATAG
- the pqqD gene encoding pyrroloquinoline quinone biosynthesis peptide chaperone PqqD translates to MHSDKIPTLSSKARLKFDQARQKPVLLYPEGLLFLNQTAYKILLLCDGKRKVDDIVTELSKEYSIDRVAVEKDIWNFILTLCEKGFIQLN, encoded by the coding sequence ATGCACTCTGATAAAATCCCAACTCTTTCCTCGAAAGCACGGCTCAAATTTGATCAGGCAAGACAAAAGCCGGTTCTATTGTATCCAGAAGGACTCCTTTTTCTAAACCAAACTGCTTACAAAATCTTGCTTTTGTGTGATGGAAAGAGAAAAGTTGATGATATTGTTACCGAACTATCCAAAGAATATTCCATCGACAGGGTTGCGGTAGAAAAAGATATATGGAATTTTATATTAACCCTATGTGAAAAGGGGTTTATTCAACTTAATTAA